The Elusimicrobiota bacterium genome has a segment encoding these proteins:
- the glyA gene encoding serine hydroxymethyltransferase, translating into MKSILKKKDPAVYKAILGETQRQAWTLELIASENMVSEAVLEAQGSVLTNKYAEGYPGKRYYGGCEMVDIAERLAIERAQKLFGAEHVNVQPHSGSSANLAVYLSVLQIGDTIMGLNLAHGGHLTHGHPLNFSGKYYKVIGFNVRQDTEQIDYDEAERLAVENKPKLICIGASAYARVFDWKRFRQICDKVGAIMMCDIAHYAGLIVAGLYPSPVPVSDFVTTTTHKTLRGPRGGMILCKNTYAPALDKLIFPGAQGGPLMHVIAAKAVSFGEALKPGFKTYQRQILFNARELAKQLTARGFRIVSGGTDCHMFLLDLRPKGVTGKEAEETLDKAGITVNKNAIPFDPEKPFIASGIRIGTPAVTTRGLKEKDMASIAKWIDRAIANRQNPKELETIRKEVKTLCLKHPMYAERLRS; encoded by the coding sequence GTGAAAAGCATTTTAAAGAAAAAGGACCCGGCCGTTTATAAAGCCATTCTGGGCGAGACCCAGCGCCAAGCCTGGACGCTCGAGCTGATCGCCTCTGAAAACATGGTGTCCGAAGCCGTGCTGGAGGCCCAGGGAAGCGTGCTGACCAATAAATACGCCGAGGGCTATCCGGGAAAGCGTTATTACGGAGGCTGCGAGATGGTGGATATCGCGGAGCGCCTGGCCATTGAACGCGCGCAAAAGCTTTTCGGCGCTGAACATGTCAACGTGCAGCCGCACTCCGGCAGTTCGGCGAATCTCGCTGTTTACCTGTCTGTTCTCCAGATCGGCGACACGATTATGGGGCTGAATCTGGCCCACGGCGGGCACCTCACGCACGGCCACCCCCTCAATTTTTCCGGCAAATACTATAAAGTGATCGGCTTTAACGTCCGGCAGGACACCGAACAGATCGATTACGATGAAGCGGAACGGCTGGCCGTCGAGAATAAACCCAAGCTGATCTGCATCGGCGCTTCGGCTTACGCCCGCGTCTTCGACTGGAAACGCTTCCGGCAGATCTGCGACAAGGTGGGCGCCATCATGATGTGTGATATCGCACACTATGCTGGGCTGATCGTGGCCGGGCTTTATCCTTCACCGGTCCCTGTCTCTGATTTTGTGACCACGACCACCCATAAAACCTTGCGTGGGCCGCGCGGCGGGATGATCCTGTGCAAAAACACCTACGCCCCGGCGCTCGACAAGTTGATCTTCCCCGGTGCTCAGGGCGGGCCGTTGATGCATGTTATCGCCGCCAAAGCGGTGTCCTTCGGAGAAGCCCTGAAACCAGGCTTCAAGACGTATCAACGGCAAATTCTTTTCAATGCCCGGGAACTGGCCAAACAGTTAACCGCGCGCGGCTTCCGGATTGTTTCCGGAGGCACAGACTGCCACATGTTCCTGCTGGACCTGCGCCCCAAAGGGGTCACCGGCAAAGAGGCCGAAGAAACGCTCGACAAAGCCGGCATTACCGTCAACAAGAATGCGATTCCTTTCGACCCCGAAAAACCGTTCATCGCCAGCGGCATCCGCATCGGGACCCCGGCGGTGACGACCCGCGGCCTGAAAGAAAAAGACATGGCCAGCATCGCGAAATGGATTGACCGGGCGATCGCCAACCGCCAGAATCCGAAGGAATTGGAGACGATCCGGAAGGAAGTCAAAACACTCTGTCTGAAGCATCCGATGTACGCGGAACGGTTGCGTTCATGA
- a CDS encoding L-threonylcarbamoyladenylate synthase encodes MSTLTRAIVHKPRRLRLLTGRWPAHTLSELVADLRAGALAIFPTETVYGIGTSIFAPQGIRRIYQLKGRHERKPLAILTHSLEAARPMVDYIPPEALRLAKRFCPGPLTMIFKASPLGRLAMGGLPTIGVRIPDHPLVLALLKRMEVPLATTSVNRSGKAPATSGSSAARILGRHVDWLIDGGRCRVRRASSVIDLSGYPFTVIREGAIPKKTLEKVLLRSVGREVITSNVE; translated from the coding sequence ATGTCGACATTAACGCGCGCTATCGTTCATAAGCCCCGGCGGCTCCGTCTTCTCACGGGACGATGGCCGGCCCACACCTTGTCGGAACTCGTAGCGGATCTGCGCGCCGGAGCCCTGGCCATTTTCCCAACGGAAACGGTTTACGGAATCGGCACGAGCATCTTCGCCCCTCAGGGGATCCGGCGGATTTATCAGCTGAAGGGGCGTCACGAGCGCAAACCGTTGGCGATATTGACCCACTCGCTGGAAGCCGCGCGTCCGATGGTGGATTACATCCCGCCGGAGGCTCTGCGGCTGGCGAAGCGGTTCTGCCCCGGGCCTTTGACGATGATCTTTAAAGCTTCTCCTCTGGGACGATTGGCCATGGGAGGATTGCCCACGATTGGCGTGCGAATCCCGGATCATCCGCTCGTTTTGGCGCTCCTGAAGCGGATGGAAGTCCCATTGGCCACGACCAGCGTCAACCGTTCCGGAAAAGCACCGGCCACCTCCGGATCATCTGCCGCCAGGATTTTGGGCCGGCACGTCGACTGGCTGATTGATGGGGGCCGGTGCCGCGTCCGGCGTGCGTCTTCGGTGATCGACCTCTCCGGCTATCCCTTCACCGTGATCCGCGAAGGGGCGATTCCGAAGAAAACCCTGGAAAAGGTCCTCCTCCGTTCGGTGGGTCGCGAAGTGATTACGAGCAATGTAGAATAG